Within Bdellovibrionales bacterium, the genomic segment ATAAGGAAATCCTATGATTTTTTGGATCAAAGAATCTCATTACTTTACAAAGTCAATGTAAAATCGAAATCCAAGGCTGGCAAACAAGCCCGTCATGTCGATCTGTCGATTGGATCCATCACCATTCAATAGAGTATCATTTTTACTCGCAACACCTTGAGCTATGGTTGTGGCATTGTTTGACATTTTGAATTTTGGGACTGGTAAGTAGCGGTATCCCAACTCAGCCGCAACCGTCACCGTGTCCGTCAGCAGTCTTTCGTAGCCAAATCCTGCATGCCCGCTGATTTGATTCGCAACGGCCTTCTCGGTGAAATCAGTTATCCCACCTAACTCAGATGTACCCGTAGCCGTCATGACAAATTCATTTTCGATTGTAACGGCAGAGAGGCCTGCGCCGGCAAAGAAAAAGGCTCGCGATTCATTAAAAGAAAGAAGGTCGACTTCAAGTGTTGCGGTTGGCTGCAAGATAAGAACATCACTATGAAGAGAAAAAAGGTCAACACCGGAAGCGTTTCTTCCAGGGATAGATGCCAGCGGCTTTGTTTGGAGTAATTCTCCACCTATTCGAAATGTTACAAGCCCCTTGAATCGCAACAAAAATCCAATCTCCCCGGAAAAATTGTATGACACCTCATCCTCGTAGCTAGTCCCGGAACCACCAGCCAAACGAAATGCTTCATCTCCCGCCCTTGAAGTACCCGCTGTTCCTCTCAGATAAGAGGCAAGGTATTCACTTTGAAGATTGAATACCCTTGCTTGAGCTGCCATTTCCCAAAAAACCAAAAAAGCCAAAAGTATCAAAAAAGATGATCTAAGAATAAAATGGAAATCTCGATCACTCATTGAACGATCCTATTTGAAAATTCTTTTGAATGGCACTTCTATCAGGCAAAGTGCGCCCCTCAGTTTGGACAGTCTCTGGCTTCAAATCCAAAATAATTCGCCCTGGCTCCCTTTTTTTCTGAGGACTAAAAACCTCAACTTTCAAGTCCCGCTTCATTTTCAAAATAAAAGATGTGGCTTTGTCTTCCGGATCATAAATAACCCGAGCCAATTGAATATAGGGTGATCCAGACAATTTTTTTCGCAGGTCCTCTTCACTCAGCAAAGAACGTTGAGCCTGCGCCAAATCGACAATAATCTGCTTATTCTTTTTACTGATCTCAATATGAAAATACCCGGGACTCTCACTGACTGGGGCGCCCAATTCATCTCCAATATCAAATAAAATGCGCTCCATCTGGGTGGTTTTGCCCAGCTTACGATCGACGCCTATTAACGAAAAGCCACGGCCAGCTTTCCCACCGATAAAAACGCCATCACTGAAATATTGGTGCGTTTTTCTTTCCAAAGCCTTTCTTTCAACCAAAGCATTGGCCGGATTAACAATTGAAAAGAATCCGAGGTTTGAGAAATAAAGAAATGCAATGAACCACAAAAAATATCTTTCCATTTTTACCCCCTGCTCAGCTCATCCAATCACATCACTGGCCACCTCGGAAGGCAAGGAATTAGGTTCACTTCACTGGACTCAATTGCTATAGCTTTGTCACCATTTTTCTCAATCTAGAAAAATCCTCGGATGTCCCCCTCACTTTGAGTGTGACTCCAGCTTCATCGTAGGACTCGCTCAGAACTCGCATTTTTCCGCGAATCTCGCCAACGACTCCGGCGACAGTGTAGGGCACAAAAATGTCCTCATCTGACATATTTGTTTCAAAAAAAGCAATCACCCGATTTCGCAATTTTAAAAGGTCTTCTTGATTTCGAGTTGAAATGAGCACTGCATCGGGAAACTCCTTGCTAAGCTCCGCAGCCTGCGCCACGCTAATACGATCTCTCTTGTTCAAGACCAGCAAACTTGGCGTATCACCAACTCCGACTTCGGCTAACACTTTTCTTGTTACTTCCAACTGAGAACGAAAAGAATTGTCCGCCGCATCAACCACAAAAAGCAAAAGAGAGGCACTGAGTGCCTCATCTAAAGTGGATTTAAAAGAAGCAACTAAGTCATGGGGCAGTTTTTTTATAAATCCCACCGTGTCTGACAACAGAATCTTCGGACGACTTTCGGGGTATAAAGGGCGAATTGTTGTATCCAAGGTGGCAAAAAGCTTGTCAGCAATTAATACTTCACTTCCTGTCATCGCTCGCATCAAAGAAGATTTCCCTGCATTGGTGTAACCCACAATTGCAACCGTCAACTCCTTCCCCCTTCGCGCCTGCCTGACTTGATGCTCATTGCCGATTGAAGCTAATTCTGATTTTAGTTCCTTAATGCGATCACGAATCTTCCTCTTATCCAGTTCCAATTTGCTTTCGCCTGCGCCTTTGCCACCCACTCCACCACCCAAGCGATCCTCGCCACCGCCGGTTTTTCGCAACCGCGGAGCCACGTACGTGAGTTTTGCAATCTCCACTTGCAGACGGGCAGCCCTCGTACGTGCATGACGACTGAAAATCTCAATGATGACCCCCGTTCGATCAAGAACAGGAACACCGACTGCGCTTTCCAAATTTCGCAATTGAGACGGCGAAAGATCCGTGTCAACGACCACAATTTGGGCGGTTCCCATTTCCTGCTCAGAAATCAGGACTAACTCTCCCTCAACTTTCTCGTCGTTTTCCTTTTCTGCATCTTCTTCTGCATAATCTTCTGAATAATCTTCTTCCCATTTGACCGCCGCTTTACTGAGCTTACGCTCAGCCATCATGGTGATTTCGCCCGAACCCCCAGTCCATAGAGCCAGTTCCTTTAATTTTCCTTTGCCAAGAATTGAAGCCGATCGATCAGATTTCCTCTTTTGTGTGACTTGTCCTATGACCTGGTATCCCAAGGTCGTCACCAAACCCTTGAGTTCACGCATGGAGCCATCAAGATCTTGGACACTGAGATTTGGCAATTGAATGCCAACTAGAACTGCATTTTTTGTATTTGATTTATCTTGCATTTGGGCCTTGCCATTCCTTTTGAAGAGTATTCAGGATAGATCACTTTGTAACTTAACTCTGATAACACACTGAATTCTTACCTCACTCCATAAAAATGACTATGAACGCGCCACATGTCTTTTTTTCAAATATCAGATTCAATCAACAGAACAAACCAATTGTATTCTCAGTAAGGATACCTGTTTGCAAGGCCAAGGTCCTGACCCTAACACGATTCCCTTTACCCGAAGCAGGCAGACTAAATATTATCATCAAACAGGCTCAATGCAATTCGAATAGGAATTCCTCAGTTATGTGGCAGCTTGGCAGACCTAATACTCTCTGGATTGGAATATTTTTTTCTGGAATATTCTTTGCTGTCGTGGCCGCTCTGAGCTCAGCAATGGTCAAGTTAAATCGGCAATCTTATTTGAAGGAAATTTCTGAAAATGGAGTTATTACTTGGTCCCCGGACAGTATACTTTCGGAGAATGGATATATTTTATATAACTCACCTGGAGGGGAATGCCACCTCATTACAATGGATGGAATTGCACGAGGCTTGATTCCAGGCACTCTTTGCAGAATATTTTCCGATGGCAGTGTTATTGCCAGGATTACTAATTCAGATGCTCAGGAAGAGATCGTGAAATTCAATGGAAATTCTGTAGAATGGCGTTTTCAAGCTAGGATAGACCATGACATATCCATTTCGCCTATTGATCACTCGATTTGGGCTAAGGGACTGGACCTAGCTAAAAGGGAAAATCAAACAATTAAAATAGACTATATCCTGGGACTAAGTCCACAAGGCGAAGAGATTTATCGGTGGAGTTTCGACGAACACCTAGAGGAACTAACCGAGTTTTTACGTCCGTGGGGTCCCATACGTCCACCTAACCCCACGGCAAAGGGGAACCCAGACGAAGGATCCCTCAACGTGACGCACGTAAACTCAGTCCAAATAATTCCACCCAACCATTTGGAGAAGTCGCATCCCCAATTTTCTGCTGGAAATATTCTCGTCACTGAGTATCACAATGGCGTCGCTCTTATTATTGATCGAAAGACTCAGAAAATTGTGTGGATCCATAAGGGCGCGGAGCTGGGATTACATTCACCCAGATGGTTGGAAAATGGCCACATTTTGATGTTCATTAACCAGCCCATACCAAATGGCAATCGCCGTTCGGCCTCATCGGTAGTTGAGATCGACCCTCTCACACATCAAACTGTTTGGTCCTTTACTGAAAATCCAATTGGCGCTATGAATTGTGATGTGTTTGGTTCAGCCCAAAGACTAAAGAACGGAAACACACTCATTTCTTACGGTTGTGACCGCAGCTCCATTATCGAGGTGACCCCCCAAGGGTCGGTTGTATGGAAATGGCGCACTCTTATTGGGACTGAGAAACTCGATTTACCTTTCCAAATTTATCGGGCCGAGTGGCTACCAAAAGAGCTTGTTCAGGCCTTTTTCTCAAGCCAGCTGTGAGCCGCCATCTGGCCTGATTTCATATTCATTTTATCCGGGCCTCGGTTTAAGGAATGAGGCAGCAATACGCCTTCAAATCATTTTAAATCTGGCATTTACTGTCACTCCCCTGTGGCTGACTAACCATTTTTGTCACCACTTTTACTTCCTTTCAAACTCAGATTCCTTGGGCATCGAAATGACTGGCACTAAACTTGCCTCTCTATTGATCTGAAAAATTGATCTATTTCAAATTGGATATTGTCTTTGGAGTGGTAAAGTTATGAAAAATCTGTACCTCGTGGGCCTGGGCCTGCTTGCCGTAATGACCTCTTCCTGCACAAAAGATAAGAAGAATTCCGGCAGCACTGTTGTCGCTGTAACTCCGGCTCCCGTCGTTGGCAATGCTTGTTCGAATTACGCCTACCGGAACGGCTTCTATTATGATGCAAATAACAATGTTGTGACCTGCACAAATGGAGACCCGAACAGTTGCAGCAACTTTCGATTTGACGCCTCTCGAGGTTTCTACCTGGACACCGCAGGAAATCGAGTCGAATGCAATTTCAACAATCTTTTTAATAACAATAACGGAATTTTTCCATATAATACCAATACCGGAAATGGATGCGGCGCTTACAACCAGGGGGTTTTTTATCCGGTTCTCATGGGTGGAACTATTGTCTGTGTCAACCGTATAACTCTGGAGGCCACTTTTACGCAAGCCTATCTCAACAGCCTCTACTACGGTCGCGCTTGGGCTCCTGGCAACCCCATTCTCGCGAGCTGCCAGATGGGGACTAGCAACTGCAAATGCAACAGTGTGTTTTGGGGTACCTTACAATGGTGTTGGGCCCAGTTTTAGGCCAATTCTAAATCTTATTTTCACCCTCAGTCGCCAATCTAGAGTGGCACTTGCTCCTTTCTAAATGAAGGAGTAGGTTGAGACAATGAGCAAGAAAAATACGAATCCAAATGAAAGTTTGACCAATCCTCTTCTGAAGCGATCCGAGATTAGGCATTGCGCCATTCCTTTTCCGGAGATAAAGGCTGGACATTTTCTTCCGGCCCTCAAGGAGAGCATAGCCGAGGCTAAATCTCAGATTGAGAAGGTTCGCGATCGAAACGAGCCACCGACTTTCTCAAATACAATCGAAGCCTTAGAATTGATTGGCGACAATGTCGATCTGACTTCGTCTATTTTTTACAACCTCCTCAACGCCGATACAAGTGACGAACTACAGGCTTTGGCTGAAAAAATTGGGCCCCAGCTTTCAAATTACTCCAGCGATATTTTGCTCGATTCTAAACTCTTTGAGAGGGTAAAAGAAGTCTATGAAATGCAAAAAGGGCTGTCTCAGAGTGATCTTACAATTGAGCAGCAAACTCTTCTGGAGAACACTTATCTTGACTTTACGAGGAATGGCGCACTCCTGACAGCTCCCCAAAAGGAAAAACTTCGCGCAATAGACGAAGACTTGTCGAAGCTTTCTCCTCAATTTAATGAGAATGTTCTCAAAGCAACCATGAGTTTTGAACTACATATTGTTGATGAAAAGGAGTTAGATGGGTTGCCAGAGTCATCTATCGATGCAGCCGCATACGCTGCGAAAGAAAAGGGCAAAACTGGATGGCTCATCACTCTCGATGCTCCAAGCCTTGTTCCCTTTTTAAAGTATTCTAGCCGCCGCGAGCACCGTGAAACTGTCTGGCGGGCCTATCATTCCCGTTGCAATGGGGGGACCTTTGACAATTTGGAACTCATCAAAAAAATTGTAAATTTGAGGTTCGAAAGAGCAGTCCTCCTTGGGTACAAGACTCACGCCGACTTCGTGTTACGTCGACGTATGGCGAAGAGCTCAGAAAGGGTTCATCAGTTCCTCGACAAACTTCTTAAGGCATCAAAGTCGGCAGCAGAAAAGGAATTGGCCAATGTTACGTCTCTGGCCCTTAATATGGGTGGTCCCGCTCAGCTGATGCCATGGGATTTCTCTTACTATGCCGAAAAGTATAAGATCTCCCTTTTTGATTTTAATGAGGAGCAACTTCGTCCTTATTTTCAGCTGGAAAGGGTTATCAAAGGGGTTTTCGAACATGCCCGTCTCCTCTACGGCCTGCAATTTAAAGAGACAGTAGAATTCCCCGTTTACCACAAAGATGTAAAGGTGTTTGAAGTCAGCAAAGAGAGAACTGGAGAGTTCATGGGACTTTTCTACGCTGATTTTTTTCCTCGTCCCACCAAGAAAGGTGGAGCCTGGATGACCAATTATTATCAACAGGGAATGTTCGAGAACAAGATGATGCGCCCACACGTTGGAATTGTGTGCAACTTTACAAAACCCACAAAGAAAAAGCCCAGTTTGCTTAGCCTTGATGAAGTTGAAACGCTCTTTCATGAATTCGGCCATGCGCTTCATTCTCTTCTCTCACGCTGCCACTACAGAAGCATTTCTGGAACCAATGTTTTTTGGGATTTTGTCGAGCTTCCATCACAAATTATGGAAAATTGGGTCTCCGAAAAGCAGGCTCTTGATCTTTTTGCCGTTCATTACGAAACGGGGGATAAAATGCCAGAGATCTTTTCAAAAAAGATCAAGGACTCTGTCAAATTTTTGGCCGGATTCAATTCCCTTCGCCAATTGAATTTTTGTATTTTGGATTTTTCGTGGCATGACCTTGACCCCAGAAATATATCAGACGTAAGCCAACATGAAGAAGCAGCGACAGCGAAATGTCGACTTTTGCCTCATATAAAGGGCTCCCTCTCTTCAACCTCCTTTTCGCACATATTTGGCGGTGGTTATTCGGCGGGCTACTATTCTTATAAATGGGCAGAGGTGCTAGACGCAGATGCCTTTGAGTATTTCAAAGAAAAGGGCTTATTCGACTCCACCGTCAGTGAGCTTTTCGAAAAAAATATTCTTTCTAAAGGAGGAAGCGAAGATCC encodes:
- the hflX gene encoding GTPase HflX, with protein sequence MQDKSNTKNAVLVGIQLPNLSVQDLDGSMRELKGLVTTLGYQVIGQVTQKRKSDRSASILGKGKLKELALWTGGSGEITMMAERKLSKAAVKWEEDYSEDYAEEDAEKENDEKVEGELVLISEQEMGTAQIVVVDTDLSPSQLRNLESAVGVPVLDRTGVIIEIFSRHARTRAARLQVEIAKLTYVAPRLRKTGGGEDRLGGGVGGKGAGESKLELDKRKIRDRIKELKSELASIGNEHQVRQARRGKELTVAIVGYTNAGKSSLMRAMTGSEVLIADKLFATLDTTIRPLYPESRPKILLSDTVGFIKKLPHDLVASFKSTLDEALSASLLLFVVDAADNSFRSQLEVTRKVLAEVGVGDTPSLLVLNKRDRISVAQAAELSKEFPDAVLISTRNQEDLLKLRNRVIAFFETNMSDEDIFVPYTVAGVVGEIRGKMRVLSESYDEAGVTLKVRGTSEDFSRLRKMVTKL
- a CDS encoding M3 family metallopeptidase: MSKKNTNPNESLTNPLLKRSEIRHCAIPFPEIKAGHFLPALKESIAEAKSQIEKVRDRNEPPTFSNTIEALELIGDNVDLTSSIFYNLLNADTSDELQALAEKIGPQLSNYSSDILLDSKLFERVKEVYEMQKGLSQSDLTIEQQTLLENTYLDFTRNGALLTAPQKEKLRAIDEDLSKLSPQFNENVLKATMSFELHIVDEKELDGLPESSIDAAAYAAKEKGKTGWLITLDAPSLVPFLKYSSRREHRETVWRAYHSRCNGGTFDNLELIKKIVNLRFERAVLLGYKTHADFVLRRRMAKSSERVHQFLDKLLKASKSAAEKELANVTSLALNMGGPAQLMPWDFSYYAEKYKISLFDFNEEQLRPYFQLERVIKGVFEHARLLYGLQFKETVEFPVYHKDVKVFEVSKERTGEFMGLFYADFFPRPTKKGGAWMTNYYQQGMFENKMMRPHVGIVCNFTKPTKKKPSLLSLDEVETLFHEFGHALHSLLSRCHYRSISGTNVFWDFVELPSQIMENWVSEKQALDLFAVHYETGDKMPEIFSKKIKDSVKFLAGFNSLRQLNFCILDFSWHDLDPRNISDVSQHEEAATAKCRLLPHIKGSLSSTSFSHIFGGGYSAGYYSYKWAEVLDADAFEYFKEKGLFDSTVSELFEKNILSKGGSEDPMELYKRFRGREPDPNALLRKLGLI